One Bacteroidales bacterium genomic window carries:
- a CDS encoding TonB-dependent receptor, with protein sequence MTLQQHIKSIIAVILLGIAPCSIVATEIEESAIDSILLQLNLEEVNITANRFREMTPVQRLSGKELEKLNSYSVADALRHFTGVQLKDYGGVGGIKTIDIRSMGANHVGVFYDGIQLGNAQNGQIDLSMYSLDNIDELAVYNGQKGEIFQPAKDFGSAGMLYIRSRRPKFESGKNYHLKVASKFGSFATINPSLLLETKINDSISVSVSAEYLTSSGEYDFRYRRVTPDGTVAYDTTATRQNGDIRAVRVEGGVFGTINDGYWRVKLYTYNSERGIPGAIVNNVWRRGERLWDNNTFVQGTFSKDINRYYRTMVNAKYAYYNTHYVNNDAKLIEVDNRYKQKEIYLSTSHAFTPFRFWDIAVAYDYQFNTLNSDMANFAYPKRHTNMLALATSFQIWRMKIQGSCLATFIKDKTATGDNEGKKKAFSPSLLFSLKPLKNGNLTLRAFIKRSFTMPTFNDLYYTDLGNASLKPEYATQYDGGVTYMRQWEKKFVRMFRIQADGYYNRVTDKITAYPKGQQFRWTMLNLGEVEIKGCDVATEITISPANKLFFTVKGQYTYQHAIDVTDVNDSYYGDQIPYVPRHSCSAAVQGVYDGWCINYSFIYAGERYSGQQNVAANHMQPWYTHDISLIKEFKLKRGSALKGTFEVNNFLNQAYDVIQNYPMPGINYRFTLSFEI encoded by the coding sequence ATGACTTTACAACAGCACATAAAATCAATTATTGCGGTAATACTTTTAGGTATTGCACCCTGCTCTATTGTAGCAACCGAAATTGAAGAGAGTGCAATAGACTCTATATTACTACAACTCAACTTAGAAGAAGTTAATATCACTGCAAACCGTTTTAGAGAGATGACTCCGGTTCAACGCTTGTCGGGCAAGGAGTTAGAGAAACTAAACAGTTACTCTGTTGCTGATGCTTTGCGTCACTTTACAGGAGTTCAACTTAAAGACTACGGAGGCGTTGGAGGTATTAAAACCATTGATATCCGCAGTATGGGAGCAAACCATGTTGGAGTATTTTACGATGGAATACAACTTGGCAATGCACAAAACGGGCAGATTGACCTCTCAATGTACTCGCTCGATAACATCGATGAATTGGCAGTATATAACGGACAAAAAGGGGAGATTTTTCAACCAGCCAAAGATTTTGGCTCAGCAGGAATGTTATACATTCGCTCTCGCCGTCCAAAATTTGAGAGCGGTAAAAACTATCATCTTAAAGTGGCATCAAAATTTGGCTCATTTGCCACAATCAACCCCTCACTCCTTTTAGAGACAAAGATTAACGACAGTATATCTGTGTCGGTATCGGCAGAGTATCTAACATCAAGTGGAGAGTATGACTTCAGATACCGCAGAGTTACACCCGATGGAACAGTTGCATACGACACAACCGCTACAAGACAAAACGGAGATATCAGAGCAGTAAGGGTTGAGGGTGGAGTATTTGGTACTATCAACGACGGATATTGGAGAGTAAAACTATATACATATAATTCAGAACGTGGAATACCTGGAGCCATTGTAAACAACGTATGGCGACGAGGCGAACGCCTTTGGGATAACAACACCTTTGTACAAGGCACATTCAGCAAAGACATTAACCGCTATTACCGCACTATGGTAAATGCAAAATATGCCTACTATAACACCCACTATGTAAACAACGATGCAAAACTTATTGAGGTAGATAACCGATATAAACAAAAAGAGATATATCTATCCACTTCACACGCCTTTACACCCTTCCGCTTTTGGGATATAGCCGTTGCTTACGACTACCAATTCAATACACTAAACAGCGATATGGCAAACTTTGCCTATCCAAAACGTCATACAAATATGTTGGCTCTTGCTACATCGTTTCAGATTTGGAGAATGAAGATACAAGGTAGCTGCTTGGCAACATTCATAAAAGATAAAACTGCAACAGGCGATAACGAAGGAAAGAAAAAAGCCTTCTCTCCATCACTATTGTTCTCACTTAAACCTCTTAAGAACGGTAATTTAACCCTCAGAGCATTCATAAAACGCAGTTTCACAATGCCCACCTTTAACGATTTGTACTACACCGACTTAGGTAATGCCTCACTTAAACCCGAATATGCAACACAATATGACGGAGGAGTAACCTATATGCGTCAGTGGGAAAAGAAGTTTGTAAGGATGTTCAGAATACAGGCTGACGGATACTACAACCGCGTTACCGATAAAATTACTGCATACCCCAAAGGACAACAGTTCCGCTGGACAATGTTAAACTTGGGAGAGGTAGAGATTAAAGGTTGCGATGTTGCAACAGAGATAACAATATCTCCTGCCAACAAACTATTCTTTACTGTAAAAGGACAATATACCTACCAACACGCAATTGATGTTACCGATGTGAACGATAGTTATTATGGTGATCAAATCCCATACGTTCCTCGCCACAGTTGTTCAGCAGCAGTGCAAGGGGTATATGACGGATGGTGCATTAATTATAGTTTCATATATGCAGGAGAGAGATATTCCGGGCAACAAAACGTTGCAGCAAACCACATGCAACCATGGTACACTCACGACATATCACTAATAAAAGAGTTTAAACTAAAACGAGGCAGTGCACTCAAAGGCACATTTGAGGTGAATAACTTCTTAAATCAGGCATACGATGTTATCCAAAACTATCCAATGCCGGGAATAAACTACCGTTTTACCCTATCATTTGAGATTTAA